One Clostridia bacterium genomic region harbors:
- a CDS encoding RimK family alpha-L-glutamate ligase codes for MKKGLIIINAFSTRGGQEYQADRLLQEFKALGVEIKVITNLLTAYIDCDKIKANIPDCDFVIYLDKDRHLAEMLELAGYKLFNSARSIYLCDDKMATYIALAGHDIAMPFTISSPLNYSPTGSFNELETQICSKLSFPIVVKQCFGSFGQQVSLINNVTELREIYARLKGLPHLYQQYIASSYGFDNRIIVIGGKVYASMLRRNENDFRSNLELGGVGSKIEPKQSFIDMAEKVASVLNLDYCGVDIMFDQNSQPILCEVNSNAFFKGIESVTGINVASGYAQHIYNKIYK; via the coding sequence ATGAAAAAAGGTTTAATTATCATAAACGCTTTCTCAACAAGAGGCGGACAAGAATATCAAGCGGATAGACTTTTACAAGAATTTAAAGCGCTAGGAGTAGAGATTAAAGTTATTACAAATCTTCTCACAGCCTACATTGATTGCGACAAAATTAAGGCAAATATACCCGATTGCGACTTTGTAATATATCTTGACAAAGACCGTCATTTAGCCGAAATGTTAGAGCTTGCAGGTTATAAATTGTTTAACAGCGCTCGTTCGATTTATCTTTGCGACGACAAAATGGCTACCTATATAGCCCTTGCAGGACACGACATCGCTATGCCCTTTACTATCAGTTCCCCCCTCAATTACTCGCCTACGGGTAGCTTTAACGAGCTTGAAACGCAAATTTGTAGCAAACTTAGCTTTCCTATTGTAGTTAAGCAATGTTTTGGCTCGTTTGGTCAGCAAGTTAGTCTAATAAATAACGTAACCGAACTTAGGGAAATTTACGCTAGACTTAAAGGCTTGCCTCACCTATATCAACAGTATATCGCATCTAGTTACGGCTTTGACAATAGAATAATTGTAATAGGCGGAAAAGTCTACGCTTCGATGTTACGTCGCAACGAGAATGACTTTCGGTCTAACCTCGAACTTGGCGGAGTAGGTAGCAAAATCGAACCCAAACAAAGTTTTATAGATATGGCGGAAAAAGTAGCAAGCGTACTCAACTTAGATTATTGTGGCGTCGACATAATGTTTGACCAAAATAGTCAACCTATACTATGCGAAGTAAACAGCAATGCTTTCTTCAAGGGTATTGAGTCGGTTACGGGTATAAACGTAGCTTCCGGCTATGCTCAACATATTTATAACAAAATTTATAAATAA
- a CDS encoding YitT family protein, translated as MSKQNLDIIGDADTTNNSASTDTDATQIDNTINISTQPSTDTDKATSSAEVVSAVPPKKSPLFTIKTGLYTVFSALARALAVQLFLIPNSIVLGGATGIASLIEIKLYSVSPIFSACYFLIFINIPLLIIAFFKVGKRWTIRTTINVLLTSIFLWLIKFFDLARLLNTTNSEQTVLFVLMGGVLSGLALPMMLNAHGSTGGSDIIALLIRKKNSVTTIRNILYMDIAVSALSAVVLMSFNVFVFSMMALFASEVIGEIMYKGYSSAMVLEIVTDKPQEVSHALMYDLKHGVTNIKIRGTYTNSEKMLVICVIYKRQINAAKQLIREVDNKAFAYVLNVKEVVGLGFRNKEEELISKD; from the coding sequence ATGAGCAAACAAAACCTTGACATTATAGGCGACGCCGACACGACGAATAATTCGGCTTCAACCGATACCGACGCTACTCAAATAGACAATACGATAAATATATCAACACAACCTTCAACCGATACGGACAAAGCTACAAGTTCTGCCGAGGTGGTTTCTGCCGTACCGCCAAAAAAATCGCCTTTATTTACAATAAAAACCGGGCTTTATACTGTTTTTTCCGCCCTTGCTAGGGCGCTTGCCGTACAACTGTTTTTAATACCTAACAGCATTGTTCTAGGCGGAGCTACCGGTATTGCAAGTTTAATTGAAATAAAACTATATAGCGTCAGCCCTATTTTTTCGGCTTGCTACTTTTTAATATTTATCAATATACCTCTACTGATAATAGCCTTTTTTAAAGTAGGCAAACGTTGGACTATTAGAACTACCATAAACGTTCTACTTACTTCAATATTTTTATGGCTGATTAAGTTTTTCGACCTCGCTAGATTGCTCAACACAACAAACAGCGAACAAACGGTGTTATTTGTGCTTATGGGTGGCGTACTATCGGGGCTAGCTCTACCAATGATGCTCAACGCTCACGGTTCAACAGGCGGTAGCGATATAATTGCCCTACTTATTCGCAAGAAAAACTCAGTTACGACAATTCGCAACATTTTATATATGGATATAGCTGTTTCGGCTTTAAGCGCAGTGGTGCTTATGAGTTTTAACGTCTTTGTGTTCTCAATGATGGCTTTGTTTGCTTCCGAAGTAATAGGCGAGATAATGTATAAAGGTTATTCTTCGGCTATGGTGCTAGAAATTGTAACCGACAAACCGCAAGAAGTCAGTCACGCTTTGATGTATGACCTCAAACACGGAGTTACAAATATTAAAATTCGTGGCACTTATACAAACAGTGAGAAGATGCTTGTGATATGTGTAATTTACAAACGCCAAATCAACGCTGCAAAACAATTAATTAGAGAAGTCGACAATAAGGCTTTTGCATACGTGCTTAACGTTAAAGAAGTTGTCGGTTTAGGTTTTAGAAATAAGGAAGAAGAACTAATTAGCAAAGACTAA